The following are from one region of the Nostoc cf. commune SO-36 genome:
- the recO gene encoding DNA repair protein RecO, with amino-acid sequence MSRTYKATGINLKTQALGESDKIVTILTREFGLIRAVAPGARKHNSSLGGRSGMFVVNELLIAKGRSLDKITQAQTLKTYPGLAKDLGKLAASQYLAEIVLCEALSEQPQEELYDLFNEHLHRLEAVSSTNPSGVLAHLAHGVFHLLALAGLTPQVQICCLSQRPLKPDFTDPNWQVGFSIAAGGTISLEARERLRREGEREIREMRKDQYPMTAVAPLGETPRPHCLPNAPSPIPNTQTVVVHRQEIPVISSRLSAMELALLQHLSQPEIMQIDGARDHNWLSVEQILRQYAQYQLGRPIRSATLIDSYFAANHDATV; translated from the coding sequence ATGAGTAGAACCTACAAAGCAACTGGTATTAATCTTAAAACCCAGGCGCTGGGAGAATCGGATAAAATAGTGACGATTTTGACACGGGAATTTGGTCTGATTCGAGCAGTGGCTCCAGGGGCACGTAAACACAACTCCAGTCTGGGCGGTAGGAGTGGGATGTTTGTTGTCAATGAACTATTGATTGCCAAAGGGCGATCGCTTGATAAAATTACTCAAGCACAGACGTTAAAAACTTATCCTGGTTTAGCTAAAGATTTGGGAAAATTGGCTGCTAGCCAATATTTAGCAGAAATAGTGCTGTGTGAAGCTTTGAGTGAACAACCCCAAGAAGAACTTTATGATTTGTTCAATGAACATCTCCATCGGTTGGAGGCGGTATCTAGTACAAATCCATCTGGTGTTTTGGCTCATCTCGCTCATGGGGTGTTTCATCTTTTAGCTTTAGCAGGGCTAACACCGCAAGTGCAAATCTGTTGTCTATCTCAGCGTCCCCTGAAACCAGACTTTACAGACCCCAACTGGCAGGTAGGATTTAGTATCGCTGCGGGTGGAACAATTTCCTTAGAAGCTAGGGAACGGTTACGAAGAGAGGGGGAGAGGGAGATCAGAGAGATGAGGAAAGACCAATACCCGATGACGGCAGTTGCTCCACTTGGGGAGACCCCAAGACCGCACTGCCTCCCTAATGCCCCATCCCCCATCCCTAATACCCAAACAGTTGTTGTGCATCGGCAAGAAATACCTGTGATTTCTAGTCGCCTGAGTGCTATGGAACTGGCTTTGCTTCAACATCTGTCACAACCAGAGATAATGCAAATTGATGGTGCTAGAGATCATAACTGGTTATCTGTTGAGCAGATTTTGCGCCAGTATGCTCAGTATCAATTAGGTCGCCCTATTCGCTCTGCTACCTTAATCGACTCTTATTTTGCTGCCAACCATGATGCAACCGTCTGA
- a CDS encoding RNA-guided endonuclease InsQ/TnpB family protein, translating into MFLTALQRQTLKQWFGVSRFVYNTTVKLLQDSSIKANWKAIKTDILNGLPEWSKSVPYQIKSIAIKDACKAVSNAKRKYKNGGGKSIVRFRTRKDSVQSCYIPKSAVKDVGIYHTILGEATFKEALPQSFGDCRLVFAYRDYYLTVPLNVPRQKLDNQGRVVALDPGIRTFITFFSESSFGEVGASANLQIQKLCFRLDKLISKFTKAKCKQRRRMKIAASNLRGKIKNLVDELHKKTARFLVDNFDIILLPTFETSQMSKKAHRRIRSKSVRQMLTLSHYRFKQFIKHKAFETNKLVIDVNEAYTSKTVSWTGEIIHKLGGAKFVKSPSDGRVMSRDLNGARGIFLRALVDTPSLKECIC; encoded by the coding sequence ATCTTTCTCACGGCACTACAACGGCAGACTCTTAAGCAATGGTTTGGTGTGTCTAGGTTTGTTTACAATACGACCGTCAAACTACTGCAAGATTCATCAATAAAGGCTAATTGGAAAGCGATTAAGACTGATATTTTGAATGGCTTACCAGAATGGAGTAAGTCAGTTCCATATCAGATTAAATCAATCGCTATTAAGGATGCCTGTAAAGCTGTTAGTAATGCCAAGAGAAAGTATAAAAATGGTGGTGGTAAAAGCATAGTTAGATTTAGAACGAGGAAAGACTCTGTGCAATCTTGCTATATTCCCAAGTCTGCGGTAAAAGACGTTGGGATTTATCACACTATATTAGGTGAGGCGACCTTTAAAGAAGCCTTACCACAAAGCTTTGGTGACTGTCGTTTAGTATTCGCTTACCGTGATTACTATCTGACAGTTCCTCTTAACGTGCCACGACAAAAACTCGATAACCAAGGGCGTGTTGTGGCACTTGACCCCGGCATCAGGACATTTATCACATTCTTCTCTGAATCTAGTTTTGGTGAAGTCGGAGCATCCGCTAATCTCCAAATTCAAAAGTTATGCTTTCGCTTGGATAAGTTAATTTCTAAGTTCACTAAAGCCAAGTGCAAGCAAAGAAGAAGAATGAAGATTGCTGCAAGCAACCTACGAGGCAAGATTAAAAACCTTGTGGATGAACTGCACAAGAAAACCGCTCGGTTTTTGGTTGATAACTTTGACATAATATTGCTGCCAACTTTTGAAACATCCCAGATGTCTAAAAAGGCTCATCGTCGAATTAGATCAAAGTCAGTACGCCAGATGTTAACACTTTCTCACTACCGATTTAAGCAATTTATTAAGCACAAAGCTTTTGAAACTAACAAATTAGTAATAGATGTCAACGAAGCGTATACATCAAAAACAGTCAGTTGGACTGGCGAAATAATCCACAAACTTGGTGGTGCTAAATTTGTCAAGTCTCCATCTGATGGGCGCGTGATGAGCCGGGATCTAAATGGTGCGCGAGGGATTTTCCTTCGTGCATTGGTTGATACGCCCTCCCTTAAAGAGTGTATTTGTTAA
- a CDS encoding U32 family peptidase, whose translation MKSDISDGLRQRPFSQPSLQRPELLAPAGNWDCAKAAVENGADAIYFGLDRFNARMRAQNFTEADLPQLMTFLHRRGVKGYVTVNTLIFPKELAEAQQYLRTIIAAGVDAVIVQDVGICRLIRHLSPDFPIHASTQMTITSAAGVEFAKSLGCQLVVLARECSLQEINKIQQQIALQETSLPLEVFVHGALCVAYSGQCLTSEALGGRSANRGECAQACRMPYDLIADGEVVNLKDRKYLLSPQDLAGLDVLPDLVKSGVTCLKIEGRLKAPEYVANVTRVYRQALDVVMTELERPNPLTPFPTREGGIKTPLSAMPNGRLTPTERGWGRGQSNQEHYNLEMAFSRGLYTGWFGGINNQELVHARFGKKRGVYLGEVSRIHNEEVTVKLEAPVKPGDGIVFDYGHPEAKEEGGRVYGVVCKGKESVLTFGRNDLNLRRVHIGDRIWKTSDPELDKQLRQSFAGENPQFQRPIDLEVYGEVGQALIAIARDQLGNIIQVESVISLQEAHTKPLNTGRLQEQFGRLGNTPFSLGTLTNHLSGAIMLPVSELNRMRREMVAQLEELRSQPKRWELRSDVSFQDLLPSSSPLSPLSPSLIVLVRNLKQLQTALKAGVETLYCEFEDPRAYRDAVQMVRQLRQQSPLPTIWVAPPRITKPGENWILQQVRACGADGYLVRNYDQLQFFATDRCIGDFSLNVANPLTADYFQENFGLERLTASYDLNITQLQDLLTSCPPQWFEVTIHQHIPMFHMEHCVFCAFLSTGTDYTNCGRPCDKQEVKLKDRVGTEHILKADIGCRNTVFNGTAQTGAEYVQRLIELGLRQFRIEFVNETPEQVSKTIHRYRQLLQGEITGSQLWRELKLQNQLGVTRGPMGVSALRS comes from the coding sequence ATGAAAAGCGATATCTCCGATGGGCTACGCCAACGCCCTTTTTCCCAACCCTCCCTTCAACGTCCTGAACTACTCGCGCCAGCAGGTAATTGGGACTGTGCTAAAGCTGCTGTGGAAAATGGGGCAGATGCGATTTACTTCGGTTTGGATCGCTTCAACGCCAGAATGCGGGCACAAAACTTTACTGAGGCAGACTTACCCCAATTGATGACATTTCTGCATCGGCGCGGCGTAAAGGGTTATGTCACTGTCAACACACTAATATTTCCCAAAGAACTAGCAGAAGCACAGCAATATCTCCGCACAATTATTGCCGCAGGTGTGGATGCGGTGATTGTTCAAGATGTGGGGATATGCCGTCTCATCCGTCACCTGTCGCCCGATTTTCCCATCCATGCTTCCACCCAAATGACCATCACCAGTGCGGCTGGAGTGGAATTTGCTAAGTCTCTCGGCTGTCAATTGGTGGTGCTGGCGCGTGAATGTTCTCTTCAGGAAATCAATAAAATACAGCAGCAGATTGCCCTACAGGAAACTTCGCTACCCTTGGAAGTCTTTGTTCACGGTGCTTTGTGCGTGGCATATTCTGGCCAGTGTTTGACTAGTGAGGCTTTAGGTGGGCGTTCTGCTAATCGAGGTGAATGTGCCCAAGCTTGCCGGATGCCCTACGATTTAATTGCTGATGGCGAAGTTGTGAATTTAAAAGATCGCAAATATTTACTTAGTCCTCAAGACTTAGCAGGGTTAGATGTTTTGCCAGATTTGGTGAAATCAGGAGTAACTTGTCTCAAGATTGAAGGTCGTTTGAAAGCTCCAGAGTATGTTGCTAATGTCACCCGTGTTTATCGGCAAGCCTTGGATGTGGTGATGACAGAATTGGAAAGACCTAACCCCCTAACCCCTTTCCCTACAAGGGAAGGGGGAATAAAAACTCCCCTCTCCGCTATGCCTAACGGCAGGCTTACGCCAACGGAGAGGGGCTGGGGGAGAGGTCAATCAAATCAAGAACATTACAACCTAGAAATGGCATTTTCTCGCGGACTCTACACGGGTTGGTTTGGCGGGATTAATAATCAGGAACTAGTTCACGCCCGTTTTGGTAAAAAACGTGGGGTTTATTTAGGTGAAGTCAGCCGCATTCACAACGAAGAGGTAACAGTCAAATTGGAAGCGCCTGTCAAACCAGGGGATGGAATTGTATTTGACTACGGTCATCCAGAGGCGAAGGAAGAAGGCGGGCGAGTTTATGGAGTGGTTTGCAAAGGTAAGGAAAGTGTGCTGACCTTTGGTAGAAATGACCTAAACTTGCGCCGAGTGCATATAGGCGATCGCATTTGGAAAACCAGCGATCCAGAACTCGATAAGCAATTGCGGCAGAGTTTTGCAGGTGAGAACCCACAATTTCAGCGTCCAATTGACTTGGAGGTTTATGGAGAAGTTGGTCAGGCGTTGATTGCGATCGCTCGCGATCAACTCGGCAATATTATACAAGTAGAATCTGTAATTTCACTTCAAGAAGCACACACAAAACCCCTCAATACAGGCCGTTTACAAGAACAATTTGGTCGTTTGGGTAACACCCCCTTCTCTTTAGGAACGCTAACCAACCATCTTAGCGGTGCTATCATGCTACCCGTAAGTGAATTAAACCGGATGCGCCGGGAAATGGTAGCACAGTTAGAAGAATTGCGGAGTCAACCCAAACGCTGGGAATTGCGTTCTGATGTTTCTTTCCAAGATTTACTCCCCTCTTCATCTCCCTTGTCTCCGTTATCCCCTTCACTTATCGTCTTAGTTCGTAACCTCAAGCAACTCCAGACCGCGCTCAAAGCTGGTGTTGAAACGCTGTACTGTGAATTTGAAGATCCCCGTGCCTACCGAGACGCGGTGCAAATGGTGCGCCAACTAAGACAACAATCCCCACTCCCCACAATTTGGGTTGCACCACCCCGAATTACTAAGCCGGGGGAAAACTGGATTTTGCAGCAAGTACGTGCTTGTGGGGCAGATGGCTATCTGGTGCGGAACTATGATCAACTACAATTTTTTGCCACAGACCGTTGTATTGGAGATTTCTCACTCAATGTTGCTAATCCTTTAACAGCAGACTACTTTCAGGAAAACTTTGGTTTAGAAAGGCTGACGGCATCCTATGACCTGAATATTACCCAACTGCAAGACCTGCTCACCAGTTGCCCTCCCCAGTGGTTTGAGGTGACAATCCATCAGCATATACCGATGTTTCACATGGAGCATTGTGTTTTTTGTGCTTTTCTATCGACGGGTACAGACTACACTAACTGTGGACGACCTTGTGATAAGCAGGAAGTTAAATTAAAAGACCGTGTAGGCACTGAACACATCCTCAAAGCAGATATAGGTTGCCGTAATACTGTATTTAACGGCACTGCTCAAACCGGAGCCGAGTACGTACAACGTCTGATAGAACTGGGATTACGTCAGTTTCGTATTGAGTTTGTGAATGAGACACCAGAGCAAGTGAGTAAAACAATACATCGCTACCGTCAACTACTACAAGGTGAAATTACAGGTTCCCAACTCTGGCGAGAGTTGAAGTTGCAAAATCAGCTAGGCGTAACTCGTGGCCCTATGGGAGTGTCTGCATTGCGATCATAA
- a CDS encoding DNA cytosine methyltransferase: protein MSDRPCIFSFFAGSGFLDLGFETSGFNIVYVNEIFPPFIAAYRYSREILKMRSPEYGYNHGEAADVTKLIVGTEAQRLQELVKDCRKSHHIIGFIGGPPCPDFSIGGKNRGRLGDNGKLSASYVELICRNLPDFFLFENVKGLWKTTKHRSFFESLKQQLVEAGYILTERLINAIEYGVPQDRQRIILIGFKNNFLQEIKIAFDKKLISEELFPWNNYIVYPQEKVFAYPWCGCEPFKENSLIPCPDGIPEELTVEYWFRKNNVLKHSNAEHHFQPRAAITKFAAVQEGDNSKKSFKRLHRWRYSPTACYGNNEVHLHPYKIRRISVAEALAIQSLPANFVLPENMSLTNMFKTIGNGVPYLASKALAQTILNFLTTSVKNTVDISRVSTT from the coding sequence ATGAGCGATCGCCCTTGTATTTTCTCTTTTTTTGCTGGCTCAGGCTTCCTAGATTTAGGTTTTGAAACTAGCGGTTTTAATATTGTTTATGTCAATGAAATTTTTCCCCCATTCATCGCCGCATATCGCTATTCACGAGAAATTCTGAAAATGCGATCGCCTGAATATGGATATAATCACGGTGAAGCCGCAGATGTTACAAAACTGATCGTCGGAACAGAAGCACAACGTCTTCAAGAATTAGTCAAAGACTGCCGCAAATCTCATCATATAATTGGTTTCATCGGCGGGCCTCCCTGTCCTGATTTTTCTATTGGTGGGAAAAATAGGGGACGTTTAGGAGATAATGGTAAACTTTCTGCTTCTTATGTTGAATTAATTTGTCGCAATCTTCCAGATTTCTTTTTATTTGAAAATGTTAAGGGGTTGTGGAAAACGACAAAGCACCGTTCATTTTTTGAATCGCTCAAGCAACAATTAGTAGAAGCAGGCTATATATTAACTGAGCGGTTAATTAATGCTATCGAATATGGTGTACCCCAGGATAGACAAAGAATTATCTTAATTGGTTTTAAAAATAATTTTCTTCAGGAAATTAAAATAGCATTTGATAAGAAATTAATCTCTGAAGAACTTTTTCCTTGGAATAATTATATTGTATATCCTCAAGAAAAAGTTTTTGCTTACCCCTGGTGCGGGTGTGAACCATTCAAAGAAAATTCTCTAATACCTTGTCCTGATGGCATACCTGAAGAACTGACAGTTGAATACTGGTTTAGAAAAAATAATGTTCTGAAGCATTCCAATGCTGAACACCATTTTCAACCAAGGGCAGCTATCACCAAATTTGCTGCTGTTCAAGAAGGAGATAATTCCAAAAAGTCTTTTAAACGTCTGCATAGATGGCGTTACTCTCCAACAGCTTGCTATGGAAATAATGAAGTACATTTACATCCTTACAAAATTAGGCGGATTTCTGTAGCAGAAGCTTTAGCTATCCAATCTTTGCCTGCAAATTTTGTACTTCCAGAGAATATGTCACTTACAAATATGTTTAAAACTATTGGTAACGGTGTTCCATATTTGGCATCCAAGGCATTAGCTCAAACTATTCTTAACTTCTTAACAACTAGTGTGAAAAACACTGTTGATATTTCTAGGGTTAGTACTACTTAA
- the deoC gene encoding deoxyribose-phosphate aldolase has translation MAADYPNIDIAPFIDHSLLTPTATPEQVEQWCEEAYRFNFAAVCLFPANVKQAVELLHGKNPKVCTVIGFPSGATTSAVKLYEAQEAADSGATELDVMMNLGWLKAGKTEEVHREIAEICEETGQTVKVILEINLLTDAEKKIAAEISMEAGATFLKTSTGWNGGATVTDVRLLKELAKDRVGIKASGGIHTMNQALDLIVAGATRLGTSRGMDLLRQRDNLGKGN, from the coding sequence ATGGCAGCAGACTATCCAAACATTGATATCGCGCCATTTATCGATCACTCCCTGTTAACCCCAACGGCTACTCCAGAGCAGGTTGAGCAATGGTGTGAAGAAGCATATAGATTCAATTTTGCGGCGGTTTGTCTGTTCCCCGCTAATGTTAAGCAAGCAGTAGAACTCCTCCACGGTAAAAACCCCAAAGTCTGTACGGTGATTGGTTTTCCTTCTGGTGCAACGACTTCAGCAGTGAAACTATATGAAGCCCAAGAAGCGGCGGATAGTGGGGCCACTGAGTTAGATGTGATGATGAACTTGGGCTGGTTAAAAGCTGGCAAAACTGAAGAAGTCCACCGGGAGATTGCCGAAATTTGTGAAGAGACTGGGCAAACAGTCAAGGTAATTTTGGAAATCAACCTGTTGACAGATGCGGAGAAAAAAATAGCTGCTGAAATATCTATGGAGGCAGGAGCGACATTCTTAAAAACCAGTACAGGCTGGAATGGTGGAGCCACAGTCACAGATGTACGACTTTTAAAGGAACTTGCAAAAGACAGAGTGGGAATTAAAGCTTCAGGTGGTATCCATACTATGAATCAAGCTCTAGACTTAATCGTAGCGGGTGCTACTAGATTAGGCACATCTCGCGGTATGGATTTGCTCCGCCAGCGCGATAACCTGGGAAAGGGTAATTGA
- a CDS encoding MerR family DNA-binding transcriptional regulator, translating to MAYVPLREAVKKLGLHPNTLRKYADNGKIESIKNEAGQRLFDVESYRRGAAHASIICYCRVSSTKQRDDLGRQIAYMQSLYPDAEIRRSLRR from the coding sequence ATGGCTTATGTACCACTACGAGAAGCAGTCAAAAAACTTGGATTGCATCCGAACACGCTAAGGAAGTACGCAGACAATGGCAAAATCGAAAGCATCAAAAACGAAGCAGGGCAAAGACTCTTTGATGTCGAGTCCTACCGTCGCGGTGCAGCACACGCATCCATTATTTGCTACTGCCGGGTTAGTTCAACCAAGCAGCGAGATGACCTTGGAAGACAAATTGCTTATATGCAATCCCTCTACCCAGATGCCGAAATCAGACGCTCCTTACGTCGCTAA
- a CDS encoding glycosyltransferase family 4 protein produces MRILIYSYNYYPEPIGIAPLMTELAEGLVRRGHQVRVVTAMPNYPERQIYQEYRGKAYITEYKNGVQIQRSYVWIRPQPNLLDRVLLDASFVVTSFVPALIGWRPDVILSTSPSLPSCVPVALLGWLRACPVILNLQDILPEAAVHVGLLKNKLLIKLFTVLEKFAYHTASKISVIADGFVDNLRSKGVEADKIVQIPNWVDVNFIRPLPKENNPFREAHNLNGKFVVLYSGNIALTQGLESVVKAASVLRHIPEIVFVIVGEAKGLQRLQQECLDCGADNVLLLPFQPRKSLPQMLAAADVGLVVQKKNIVSFNMPSKIQVLLASGRALVASVPDNGTAARAIRQSGGGVIVPPEDPQALATAILDLYQNPEKVKTLGYKSRQYAVEHYAFEQALNQYESLCYSLMPDRRSIQSIIVTKQEV; encoded by the coding sequence ATGCGGATTTTAATTTACTCCTACAACTACTATCCAGAGCCAATTGGTATTGCCCCACTGATGACAGAATTAGCAGAGGGACTTGTGAGACGTGGGCATCAGGTGCGCGTAGTCACTGCTATGCCCAACTACCCTGAGCGTCAAATTTACCAGGAATATCGTGGCAAGGCGTATATCACTGAATACAAAAATGGCGTTCAAATTCAACGCAGTTACGTTTGGATTCGTCCACAACCCAACCTATTGGATCGGGTGTTGCTAGATGCTAGTTTCGTTGTCACTAGTTTTGTGCCTGCCCTCATCGGTTGGCGTCCAGATGTGATTCTTTCAACATCGCCATCCTTGCCAAGCTGTGTACCAGTTGCTCTTTTAGGATGGTTACGTGCTTGTCCTGTGATCTTAAATCTACAAGATATATTACCAGAAGCGGCCGTCCATGTCGGTCTACTGAAAAATAAATTGCTTATAAAGTTATTTACAGTCTTGGAAAAATTTGCTTACCACACTGCCAGTAAAATTAGCGTCATCGCCGATGGGTTTGTGGACAATTTGCGATCTAAGGGCGTAGAAGCTGACAAAATTGTGCAAATTCCCAACTGGGTTGATGTAAATTTTATCCGCCCTTTGCCTAAAGAAAATAACCCTTTCCGCGAAGCACATAATCTGAATGGCAAATTTGTAGTGCTGTATTCTGGTAACATTGCCCTAACCCAAGGCTTAGAAAGCGTTGTCAAAGCTGCTTCTGTGTTGCGTCATATCCCAGAGATTGTTTTTGTCATCGTTGGAGAGGCAAAAGGTTTACAGCGATTGCAACAGGAATGCCTAGACTGTGGTGCAGATAATGTTTTGCTCTTGCCGTTTCAACCCCGCAAATCTTTGCCACAAATGTTAGCAGCTGCGGATGTGGGCTTAGTTGTGCAAAAGAAAAATATTGTATCCTTCAATATGCCGTCAAAAATTCAAGTGCTACTTGCCAGTGGAAGGGCTTTAGTTGCTTCTGTTCCCGATAATGGTACAGCAGCACGAGCTATCAGGCAAAGTGGCGGCGGAGTTATCGTTCCTCCAGAAGATCCTCAAGCTTTAGCGACGGCAATTTTAGATTTGTACCAAAACCCCGAAAAAGTCAAAACTCTGGGTTACAAAAGTCGCCAATATGCTGTTGAGCATTATGCTTTTGAGCAAGCTTTAAATCAGTATGAGTCCTTGTGTTACTCATTGATGCCAGATCGCAGATCAATTCAGTCCATAATAGTTACGAAACAAGAAGTTTAA
- a CDS encoding MFS transporter → MQPSDLDKKILPLSPSLAKKQNRISDPTGRNHLTAVPKSTPSQINGQEMSPKDVSKNQQSWTEEIPKTDVPSQSERQSEDKLTTAEVDSNGTRNGQNLSVATIPEKEPMKFDGSGSGEETVSGNVQQQGFLPVLKNPNFLALWGGQVFSQLADKVYLVLMIALINTQFQAGNQSISGWVSVLMMAFTIPAVLFGSVAGVFVDRWSKKAVLVATNIWRGILVLSIPFLMWLTHDWKPIGVLPVGFLIILGVTFLVSTLTQFFAPAEQAAIPLVVEEQHLLSANSLYTTTMMASVIVGFAVGEPLLAIADGLWLQIGGSGSLGKEFLVGGSYAIAGLILFLLATNEKHHDPGTEFPHVFSDLRDGFAYLKANHRVRNALLQLIILFSVFAALTVLAVRMAEIIPNMKASQFGFLLAAGGVGIAAGATILGQFGQRFSYTQLSLYGCMGMAASLIGLSVFTTQLWLVLLLVALLGIFGALVGIPMQTAIQTETPPEMRGKVFGLQNNVINIALSLPLALAGVAETFLGLQAVFLGLAVIVFLGGILTWYNSHK, encoded by the coding sequence ATGCAACCGTCTGATTTGGATAAAAAAATCCTGCCTTTGTCACCAAGCCTCGCCAAAAAACAGAATAGGATATCAGATCCTACAGGCAGGAATCATTTAACTGCCGTTCCCAAGTCTACACCTAGTCAAATAAATGGCCAAGAAATGTCTCCAAAAGACGTTTCTAAAAACCAGCAAAGTTGGACAGAGGAAATCCCAAAAACTGATGTTCCCAGCCAATCAGAAAGACAATCTGAGGATAAATTAACTACTGCTGAGGTAGATAGCAACGGCACTCGCAATGGGCAGAACTTGTCAGTAGCCACTATCCCAGAAAAAGAACCAATGAAATTTGATGGTTCTGGTTCAGGTGAAGAAACTGTTTCCGGAAATGTACAACAGCAAGGGTTTTTGCCTGTATTAAAAAACCCTAATTTCCTGGCTCTTTGGGGCGGTCAAGTTTTTTCCCAACTAGCAGATAAAGTTTATTTAGTGCTGATGATTGCTTTGATTAATACTCAGTTTCAAGCAGGTAATCAGAGTATTAGTGGTTGGGTATCAGTCTTGATGATGGCTTTTACTATTCCAGCCGTATTGTTTGGTTCCGTTGCTGGCGTGTTTGTCGATCGCTGGTCGAAAAAGGCTGTGCTGGTGGCAACGAATATTTGGCGCGGCATCCTGGTTTTGTCAATTCCCTTTCTGATGTGGTTGACTCATGACTGGAAACCCATAGGAGTGCTGCCAGTTGGTTTTTTGATCATTCTGGGTGTGACTTTTTTAGTTTCCACGCTGACACAGTTTTTTGCACCGGCAGAACAGGCGGCAATTCCCTTAGTGGTAGAAGAACAGCATTTACTCTCGGCTAATTCGCTTTACACAACAACGATGATGGCATCGGTGATTGTTGGGTTTGCCGTTGGGGAACCGTTGTTAGCGATCGCAGATGGACTTTGGCTGCAAATTGGTGGTAGTGGTAGTTTGGGCAAAGAATTTTTAGTCGGTGGTAGTTATGCGATCGCTGGACTAATTTTGTTCCTGTTGGCAACTAACGAAAAACACCACGACCCCGGTACAGAATTCCCTCACGTATTCTCTGACTTGCGGGATGGTTTTGCCTACCTCAAAGCAAATCATCGCGTCCGCAATGCTTTACTTCAGCTGATTATCTTGTTTTCTGTCTTTGCAGCATTAACTGTTTTAGCCGTTCGCATGGCAGAAATAATTCCCAACATGAAAGCCTCACAGTTCGGCTTTTTACTAGCAGCCGGCGGTGTTGGCATCGCTGCTGGAGCAACCATCCTCGGTCAATTTGGTCAACGCTTCTCCTATACCCAACTAAGTCTGTACGGTTGTATGGGCATGGCAGCATCCCTAATTGGTCTATCAGTATTTACAACTCAACTATGGCTAGTCTTGTTACTAGTGGCGCTATTAGGTATCTTTGGGGCACTAGTAGGAATTCCTATGCAAACCGCAATCCAAACAGAAACTCCTCCAGAAATGCGTGGTAAAGTTTTTGGATTGCAGAACAATGTAATTAATATTGCTCTTTCCTTACCTTTGGCATTAGCTGGTGTCGCAGAAACGTTTCTGGGATTACAGGCAGTCTTTTTGGGATTAGCTGTGATTGTCTTTTTAGGAGGTATCTTAACCTGGTATAACTCACACAAGTAG